The Geotalea uraniireducens Rf4 genome window below encodes:
- a CDS encoding P-II family nitrogen regulator, with the protein MKLIEAIIKPFKLDEVKDALNEIGIEGITVSEVKGFGRQKGHTELYRGAEYVVDFIPKVKLEIAVDDELVAKVVETIENTAKTGRIGDGKIFILPLDEAVRIRTGEKGAEAI; encoded by the coding sequence ATGAAACTTATCGAAGCCATTATCAAACCGTTTAAATTGGACGAGGTCAAGGATGCCTTGAATGAAATCGGCATCGAAGGGATAACGGTCAGCGAGGTGAAGGGGTTTGGCCGCCAGAAAGGGCATACCGAACTGTATCGCGGAGCGGAATACGTGGTGGACTTTATTCCGAAGGTAAAGCTGGAGATCGCCGTGGACGACGAACTGGTGGCCAAGGTGGTTGAAACCATCGAAAACACCGCCAAGACAGGTCGCATCGGCGACGGCAAGATTTTCATTCTGCCGCTCGATGAGGCGGTCAGGATCAGGACCGGTGAAAAAGGGGCGGAAGCCATTTAA
- the nifV gene encoding homocitrate synthase: MKNMVHGDIIIDDTTLRDGEQTAGVVFSKKEKIAIARMLDAIGVQELECGIPAMGEEERDSIRALVDLGLSARLITWNRAVIPDIQASLDCGIMAVDISLSVSDQMIAHKLRKSREWVKEQLKTALGFAKAHNLYVSVGGEDASRADIGFLCELMEITRELGGDRFRFCDTLGILDPFTMFDRVRALRSGVPDLDIEVHTHNDLGMATANAIAGIKAGARFVNTTVNGLGERAGNAALEEVVMGLKHACGIDPGVDTHRFVEISRFVGKASQRPVPAWKAVVGERVFSHESGLHADGVLKNPLNYEGFDPAEVGLHRHIVVGKHSGTSGLVERYRNMGIVVNRKEAVCLMEQVRTIAQRMKRPLSDKDLRRLYKSEHRGLKAA; this comes from the coding sequence ATGAAAAATATGGTGCACGGTGACATCATCATCGACGACACGACGCTACGGGATGGGGAGCAGACCGCCGGAGTGGTCTTCAGCAAGAAGGAGAAGATTGCCATCGCCAGGATGCTCGATGCCATCGGCGTGCAGGAACTGGAATGCGGCATTCCGGCCATGGGAGAGGAGGAGCGCGATTCCATCCGCGCCCTTGTCGATCTGGGATTGTCCGCCCGCCTCATCACCTGGAACCGGGCGGTGATTCCCGACATCCAGGCCAGTCTCGACTGCGGCATCATGGCTGTCGACATATCCCTTTCCGTGTCCGATCAGATGATTGCCCACAAATTGCGCAAGAGCCGTGAGTGGGTGAAGGAGCAGTTGAAGACCGCCTTGGGGTTCGCCAAGGCACACAACCTCTACGTTTCGGTCGGGGGGGAGGATGCCAGCCGGGCTGATATCGGCTTTCTTTGCGAGCTGATGGAGATCACCCGGGAGCTTGGAGGGGACAGGTTCCGCTTCTGCGACACCCTCGGTATTCTTGATCCCTTTACCATGTTCGACAGGGTCAGGGCACTGCGCAGCGGGGTGCCGGATTTGGATATCGAGGTGCACACCCATAATGATCTGGGGATGGCGACCGCCAATGCCATTGCCGGGATCAAGGCCGGCGCACGCTTCGTCAACACAACGGTCAACGGCCTCGGAGAACGGGCCGGCAATGCGGCACTGGAAGAGGTGGTGATGGGTCTCAAGCATGCCTGCGGCATCGATCCCGGCGTCGACACCCACCGCTTCGTGGAGATCTCCCGTTTTGTCGGCAAGGCTTCCCAGCGGCCGGTGCCGGCCTGGAAAGCGGTGGTAGGGGAACGGGTCTTTTCCCACGAGTCGGGGCTCCATGCAGACGGCGTACTCAAAAACCCGCTCAACTACGAAGGCTTCGACCCGGCCGAGGTCGGACTGCACCGGCATATCGTCGTCGGCAAGCATTCCGGGACCAGCGGGCTGGTGGAGCGTTACAGGAATATGGGCATTGTTGTTAACAGAAAAGAGGCGGTCTGCCTCATGGAGCAGGTTCGAACCATTGCCCAGCGGATGAAGCGGCCGTTGAGCGATAAGGACCTGCGCCGGCTTTACAAGTCCGAACATCGTGGTCTGAAAGCGGCGTGA
- a CDS encoding Na+/H+ antiporter NhaA, which produces MLKRINLLREFSIPLLAGVLTALVWANVAPDSYHKFNHDHFLGPLSFHFVTNDIFMAFFFAIAAVEITQSCLPGGDMSPLNKALNPLLATAGGVVGPVGVYLALNSLVGSSAFTNGWGIPTATDIAFAWLAARLIFGKNHPVIAFLLLLAIADDAIGLVIIAVFYPDPVLPVAPPWLMLTAAGMLIAFILRRKQVKSYWPYLLFGGVPSWFGLFKAHLHPALALVFIIPFLPHPTREVKHMFEEDPKDYSPLARFEHEWKIIVDFGLFMFGLANAGVGFSAMNTVTWLVFCALLFGKVTGIFVFALLGEKLGFPLPQGMGRRHLLVAGIIAGIGFTVALFVAGEAFTDPVVQGAAKMGAILSIAVFPVAMAAAKLLGIRKRGHSSS; this is translated from the coding sequence ATGCTCAAAAGAATCAACCTTCTGCGCGAATTCTCGATCCCCCTCCTTGCCGGGGTGCTGACCGCCCTGGTCTGGGCCAATGTTGCGCCGGACAGCTATCACAAGTTCAACCACGACCACTTCCTGGGGCCGCTCAGTTTTCACTTCGTCACCAACGACATCTTCATGGCCTTCTTCTTCGCCATCGCCGCGGTCGAGATAACCCAGAGCTGCCTCCCCGGCGGAGACATGAGTCCCCTCAACAAAGCGCTAAATCCGCTCCTGGCGACAGCCGGCGGGGTAGTCGGGCCTGTCGGGGTCTATCTGGCGCTGAACAGCCTGGTCGGCTCTTCGGCCTTCACCAACGGCTGGGGTATCCCCACCGCCACCGACATCGCCTTCGCCTGGCTGGCGGCGCGCCTCATTTTCGGCAAAAATCATCCGGTCATCGCCTTCCTGCTCCTCCTGGCCATTGCCGACGATGCCATCGGGCTGGTGATCATCGCCGTCTTTTATCCCGACCCGGTCCTCCCCGTGGCGCCACCCTGGCTCATGCTCACCGCCGCCGGAATGCTGATCGCCTTTATCCTGCGCAGGAAGCAGGTGAAAAGCTACTGGCCGTACCTCCTCTTCGGCGGCGTCCCAAGCTGGTTCGGACTCTTCAAAGCGCACCTCCACCCGGCCCTGGCACTGGTCTTCATCATACCGTTCCTGCCTCACCCCACCAGGGAGGTAAAACACATGTTCGAAGAGGACCCGAAGGATTACTCTCCCCTGGCCCGGTTCGAACACGAATGGAAGATCATCGTCGACTTCGGCCTTTTCATGTTCGGCCTCGCCAATGCGGGGGTCGGATTTTCCGCCATGAATACGGTCACCTGGCTGGTTTTCTGCGCACTTTTGTTCGGCAAAGTGACCGGCATATTTGTCTTTGCGCTCCTCGGAGAGAAGCTCGGCTTTCCCCTTCCCCAGGGGATGGGAAGAAGGCATCTACTGGTTGCCGGCATAATCGCCGGAATCGGTTTCACGGTGGCCCTGTTCGTCGCGGGAGAAGCTTTTACCGACCCAGTCGTGCAGGGTGCGGCAAAGATGGGGGCGATCTTAAGCATCGCCGTCTTCCCGGTCGCCATGGCGGCAGCTAAGTTGCTGGGCATCAGGAAAAGGGGGCATTCATCTTCATAA
- the fdhD gene encoding formate dehydrogenase accessory sulfurtransferase FdhD has translation MKTIHTYTNGRLEPKEGAVVREFPLVLHVNGRELATLVASPHELRFLVAGFLRLQGFVASVADFHVLSVCEDFGIASVRIRGELPERLKPVLTSGCGTGITFNLDMPEPPLQATTDRFTPAAVFRLMEELARRAEGYRSHGGIHSAAVGDAFGNLVLFAEDIGRHNTLDRIAGEALLKGIELAGKMLVTSGRVSTEMAAKAARLGISLIASRTSPTDLAVRMCDDAGICLIGYVRGGKFTVYAHQERLLIEQSVGAGCPRPGRGDRAPTGAPHPIPGVTGVILAGGASTRMGSNKALLPYRGGRFIEAIHRQLAELFDEVILVTNNPEQYAFLPCRKVPDLFPGMGALAGIHSGLSHSANPAIFTVACDMPYLNADLIRHLAGRADRGGVLIPESPGGLEPLHAVYGKGCLAAIEATLLTGERRIVSFFDRTNVNKVNAEEVARFDPAFASFSNVNTPEEYFRLRGGEQGGAVGQGPEVEWASSRKL, from the coding sequence ATGAAAACGATCCATACTTACACAAACGGGCGACTGGAGCCGAAGGAAGGGGCCGTGGTGCGGGAGTTCCCGCTGGTCCTGCACGTGAACGGCCGGGAGCTCGCGACCCTTGTTGCCTCCCCGCACGAGCTGCGCTTCCTGGTGGCGGGGTTTCTCCGCCTCCAGGGGTTCGTGGCGTCCGTCGCCGACTTCCACGTCCTCTCGGTATGCGAGGATTTCGGCATCGCCAGCGTCCGGATCAGGGGGGAGCTCCCCGAGCGGCTGAAACCGGTGCTCACCAGCGGCTGCGGCACCGGAATTACTTTTAATCTGGATATGCCGGAACCCCCTCTCCAGGCGACAACCGATCGCTTCACCCCGGCTGCCGTCTTTCGCCTCATGGAGGAGCTGGCTCGGCGGGCAGAGGGCTACAGAAGCCACGGTGGCATCCACTCGGCCGCGGTAGGCGACGCCTTTGGAAACCTCGTCCTCTTTGCCGAGGACATCGGCCGGCACAACACCCTCGACCGGATCGCCGGCGAGGCGCTCCTGAAGGGGATCGAGCTCGCGGGAAAGATGCTCGTCACCTCCGGCCGGGTATCCACCGAGATGGCGGCAAAGGCGGCCCGGCTCGGCATCTCCCTCATCGCCTCCCGCACCTCCCCGACCGACCTGGCAGTGCGGATGTGCGACGATGCGGGGATCTGCCTCATAGGGTACGTGCGGGGGGGTAAGTTCACGGTCTATGCACATCAAGAACGGCTGCTTATTGAACAATCTGTAGGGGCGGGGTGCCCCCGCCCAGGGCGCGGAGACCGCGCCCCTACAGGGGCCCCGCACCCGATCCCCGGTGTCACCGGCGTGATCCTCGCCGGCGGCGCCTCCACCCGCATGGGGAGCAACAAGGCGCTCCTGCCGTATCGGGGGGGGCGCTTCATCGAGGCGATCCACCGCCAGTTGGCCGAGCTCTTCGACGAGGTGATCCTCGTCACCAACAACCCGGAGCAATATGCCTTTCTCCCATGCCGCAAGGTGCCGGACCTCTTTCCGGGGATGGGCGCCCTGGCCGGCATCCATTCGGGGCTTTCCCACAGTGCCAACCCGGCGATCTTTACCGTTGCCTGCGACATGCCGTACCTGAACGCAGATCTGATCAGGCACCTGGCCGGCCGGGCGGATAGGGGAGGTGTGCTCATACCGGAAAGCCCGGGTGGCCTGGAGCCGCTCCATGCCGTCTACGGCAAGGGGTGCCTGGCGGCCATCGAGGCGACCCTCCTGACCGGCGAGAGGCGGATCGTCTCATTCTTCGACCGCACCAACGTCAACAAGGTGAACGCGGAGGAGGTGGCCCGGTTCGACCCGGCCTTCGCCTCCTTCAGCAACGTCAACACGCCGGAGGAATACTTCCGTCTGCGCGGGGGGGAGCAGGGTGGGGCCGTCGGCCAGGGGCCGGAAGTGGAGTGGGCATCGTCGCGGAAATTATGA
- a CDS encoding formate dehydrogenase accessory protein FdhE: MTKIAEKKAFLDDVCRETPEYADLLTLFRELYVTVAGREGETGISFSRTSHLTAEERMRFGFPLLAPEAMTVDPARATHFLDSVIEVMTRVGRDGKGELSLLRQALHGGGLDLPRLFRGCLAREREAIVEASAVCCVSPPLLEFVLETALRTALEEFAESVEPALVEGWKEGFCPVCGSRPGMAELAGEDGRRFLSCSSCSFSWPFTRIKCPYCGSEEAEKLSYFEAGDGPVRVDVCRSCSRYIKTRDSRKGHAGVPLDAEDLATMHLDLLATREGFERGK; this comes from the coding sequence ATGACAAAAATTGCTGAGAAAAAGGCCTTTCTCGACGACGTTTGCCGAGAGACACCGGAGTATGCCGACCTCCTCACCCTCTTCCGCGAGCTCTATGTCACGGTCGCAGGGCGGGAGGGGGAGACGGGGATATCGTTCTCCCGCACCTCCCACCTCACCGCAGAAGAGCGGATGCGGTTCGGATTCCCGCTCCTCGCCCCGGAAGCGATGACGGTGGACCCTGCCAGAGCCACCCACTTTCTCGACAGCGTCATCGAGGTGATGACGAGGGTGGGGAGGGATGGAAAGGGTGAGCTTTCTCTTCTCCGGCAGGCGCTCCACGGGGGAGGGCTCGACCTTCCCCGGCTTTTCCGGGGATGTCTGGCGCGGGAGCGGGAGGCGATCGTGGAGGCGTCTGCCGTCTGCTGTGTCTCTCCCCCGCTCCTGGAGTTCGTCCTGGAGACGGCCCTCAGGACGGCCCTGGAGGAGTTTGCCGAATCGGTGGAGCCTGCGCTGGTGGAGGGGTGGAAGGAGGGGTTCTGCCCGGTCTGCGGCTCCCGGCCAGGCATGGCGGAGCTGGCCGGGGAGGACGGGAGGCGTTTCCTCTCATGTTCGTCCTGCTCGTTCAGCTGGCCCTTCACCCGGATCAAGTGCCCCTACTGCGGCAGCGAGGAGGCGGAGAAGCTCTCCTACTTCGAGGCGGGGGACGGGCCGGTCCGGGTGGACGTCTGCCGCAGCTGCAGCCGCTACATCAAGACGCGGGACTCACGCAAGGGGCACGCCGGCGTACCCCTCGATGCCGAGGACCTGGCAACGATGCATCTCGATCTGTTGGCAACGCGGGAAGGGTTCGAGCGGGGGAAATGA
- a CDS encoding formate dehydrogenase subunit gamma, giving the protein MSNYIERFSAQERVLHWIVTGSFFTLLLSGLGLYSRLFNGYFTLFGGGRNAIAVHKIAGVVFFLSSLYMYLSHRKEVATFDADDRRWIEQRGGYLSREATHFNIGKYNPGQKLFALFIGAATLLLGVTGIFIWAPASFPRWLVQLSLLVHGLFFVLSVMFVIVHVYLATIGNPGTIEAMLWGRVTRPWARKHHPKWYKDVKSMNFRKEVH; this is encoded by the coding sequence ATGAGTAACTACATCGAGCGCTTCAGCGCACAGGAGCGGGTCCTGCACTGGATCGTGACCGGGAGCTTCTTCACCCTCCTCCTCTCCGGGCTCGGCCTGTATTCTCGGCTCTTCAACGGTTATTTCACCCTGTTCGGCGGGGGGCGAAACGCCATCGCGGTCCACAAGATCGCCGGGGTCGTCTTCTTCCTGAGCTCCCTCTACATGTACCTCTCCCATAGAAAGGAGGTCGCCACTTTCGACGCGGACGACCGGCGCTGGATAGAACAGCGCGGCGGCTACCTCTCCAGGGAGGCGACCCACTTCAATATCGGCAAGTACAATCCCGGCCAGAAGCTCTTCGCGCTCTTCATCGGCGCCGCGACCCTGCTCCTCGGCGTCACGGGGATCTTCATCTGGGCACCCGCCTCCTTCCCCCGCTGGCTCGTCCAGCTCTCTCTCCTGGTCCACGGCCTCTTTTTCGTCCTGTCGGTCATGTTCGTCATCGTCCACGTCTACCTGGCGACCATCGGCAATCCCGGCACCATCGAGGCCATGCTCTGGGGGAGGGTGACCAGGCCCTGGGCAAGGAAGCATCATCCGAAGTGGTACAAGGACGTCAAATCCATGAATTTCCGAAAAGAGGTCCATTAA
- a CDS encoding 4Fe-4S dicluster domain-containing protein: protein MAETRKGFLIDTTRCIGCRSCQVACKQWNKLEADKTANQGSFENPRDLTPNLYNRIRFVEQADSGSVKWLFMNERCMHCGDAGCMKVCPSPGALYRTKEGIVAFNREKCISCKYCVSACPFNIPRYGTDDKVSKCNLCGDRVAGGMPPACAKACPTQSIQFGNRAELVARAKAAKKSIYGESDLMGLGVVYALEGKPEEYGLPAKPSIPVSIFLWKDVIKPLGILGFWGSVGAMLLHYVTIGPKKLDDETNNKEESHE from the coding sequence ATGGCTGAGACGAGAAAGGGATTTCTGATCGACACGACCCGCTGCATCGGCTGCCGCTCCTGTCAGGTGGCCTGCAAGCAGTGGAACAAGCTGGAGGCGGACAAGACCGCCAACCAGGGGAGCTTCGAGAACCCCCGGGACCTGACCCCCAACCTCTACAACCGGATCAGGTTCGTGGAGCAGGCGGATAGCGGCAGCGTGAAATGGCTCTTCATGAACGAGCGCTGCATGCACTGCGGCGACGCCGGCTGCATGAAGGTTTGCCCGTCGCCGGGCGCCCTCTACCGGACAAAGGAGGGGATCGTAGCCTTCAACAGGGAGAAGTGCATTTCATGCAAGTACTGTGTATCCGCCTGCCCCTTCAACATCCCACGCTACGGGACAGACGACAAGGTCTCCAAGTGCAACCTCTGCGGGGACCGGGTGGCCGGCGGCATGCCCCCCGCCTGCGCCAAGGCCTGTCCCACCCAGTCCATCCAGTTCGGCAACCGGGCCGAGCTGGTCGCCAGGGCCAAGGCAGCAAAGAAGAGCATCTACGGGGAGAGCGACCTGATGGGGCTCGGCGTGGTCTATGCGCTGGAGGGGAAGCCGGAGGAGTACGGCCTCCCCGCGAAGCCTTCCATCCCCGTCTCCATCTTCCTCTGGAAGGACGTGATAAAGCCGCTCGGCATCCTCGGTTTCTGGGGGAGCGTCGGCGCCATGCTGCTCCACTACGTGACCATCGGGCCGAAGAAGCTCGACGACGAAACCAACAACAAGGAGGAGAGCCATGAGTAA
- the fdnG gene encoding formate dehydrogenase-N subunit alpha, translated as MGISRRDFFRISGAGVAATTLGLNLAPVEAKAGELAIRYAKETTTICPYCSVGCGMIVHTLNGSVINIEGDPDHPISEGSLCPKGSSVYQLRDNPARVTRPMYRAPGSHEWQTVTWEWAIDEIAKRVKKTRDASFVPSSKIKVKEKVAGAEVEKEIEAVVNRTMGIASVGSAALDNEECYLYQKFLRGLGLVYIEHQARIUHSATVAALAESFGRGAMTNHWIDFKNADVILIMGANPAENHPVSFRWIMKAKDAGAKVICVDPRFTRSASKADIYAPLRSGTDIAFLGGMISYILENRLYFDEYVKNYTNASFLVNPEFKLPGELAGLFSGYDPKKRSYDPKAWGFQKDGDDNVLRDPALKDPNCVFQLLRRHYARYTPDKVSQITGTPKDKLLEVYKAYASTGAPDRAGTSLYAMGWTQHTVGTQNIRAMSIIQLLLGNMGVAGGGINALRGESNVQGSTDHGLLFHILPGYLPVPSADLKDLSAYNEKHTPKTKDPQSANWWQNRPKYIASYLKAIYGAKATKENDFGYQWLPKLDPGMNGSWLMIFDNMIRGKFKGFFAWGQNPACSGSNANKVRKALAKLDWMVTVNLFDNETASFWKGPGMEPSKVPTEVFFLPAAASFEKEGSISNSGRWAQWRYAAVKPLGQSKPDAEIINELFFRLKGLYAKDGGALPEQLTNLTWNYGFKRADGTIRSVDIHAVAKEINGSFLEEVEEKPKPLKPGENPPPPKVIPKPWEKKPLGKKGELIDGFAKLQADGTTSCGNWIYCQSYNEKGNLMARRAKKDPTGLGLFPEWAWAWPVNRRIIYNRASVNPDGKPYNMKKAVVYWNPTAVLPDGKVGKWEGDVPDGPWPPMADAKEGRKPFIMRPDGVGALFGPGMKDGPFPEHYEPLECPVPENLMSKQTVNPAIKLFANAGLAEDAYATCDVRFPYVGTTYRVTEHWQTGVMTRNTPWLLELQPRQFVEMSVELAKEKGIRNGDIVEVASVRGAIEAVAVVTPRMRPFQIGGRTVHEVGLPWCFGWFTPGVGDAANLLTPTAGDANTMIPETKAFMVGIKRKG; from the coding sequence ATGGGTATTTCAAGGAGGGATTTTTTCAGGATCTCCGGGGCGGGGGTGGCGGCGACCACCCTCGGTCTCAACCTCGCGCCGGTCGAGGCGAAAGCGGGGGAGCTCGCCATCCGCTACGCCAAAGAGACGACGACCATCTGCCCCTACTGTTCGGTGGGGTGCGGGATGATCGTCCACACGCTGAACGGCAGCGTCATCAACATCGAGGGGGACCCCGATCACCCGATCAGCGAGGGGAGCCTCTGCCCGAAGGGTTCGTCGGTCTACCAGCTCCGGGACAACCCGGCCCGGGTGACGCGGCCGATGTACCGGGCCCCCGGCTCACACGAGTGGCAGACGGTCACCTGGGAGTGGGCCATTGACGAGATCGCGAAAAGGGTGAAGAAAACCAGGGACGCCTCCTTCGTCCCCTCTTCGAAGATCAAGGTGAAGGAGAAGGTGGCGGGCGCGGAGGTGGAGAAGGAGATCGAGGCGGTGGTGAACCGGACCATGGGGATCGCCTCGGTGGGGAGCGCCGCCCTCGACAACGAGGAGTGCTATCTGTATCAGAAATTCTTGAGGGGGTTGGGCCTGGTGTATATCGAACATCAGGCGCGCATTTGACACAGCGCAACTGTAGCGGCTCTGGCAGAGTCGTTTGGACGCGGTGCAATGACGAACCACTGGATCGATTTCAAGAATGCGGACGTAATCCTCATCATGGGTGCGAACCCGGCGGAGAACCACCCGGTCTCCTTCCGCTGGATCATGAAGGCGAAGGACGCGGGCGCCAAGGTGATCTGCGTCGACCCCCGCTTCACCCGCAGCGCTTCGAAGGCGGACATCTACGCGCCGCTTCGCTCGGGGACCGACATCGCCTTCCTCGGCGGGATGATCAGCTACATCCTGGAGAACAGGCTCTATTTCGACGAGTACGTGAAGAATTACACCAACGCCTCCTTCCTGGTGAACCCGGAATTCAAGCTGCCGGGGGAGCTTGCCGGCCTCTTCTCCGGCTACGACCCGAAGAAGCGGAGCTACGACCCGAAGGCGTGGGGATTCCAGAAGGACGGGGACGACAACGTGCTGCGGGACCCGGCCCTCAAGGACCCGAACTGCGTCTTCCAGCTCCTGCGGCGGCACTACGCACGTTACACCCCCGACAAGGTGTCGCAGATCACCGGCACCCCCAAGGATAAGCTCCTGGAGGTATACAAGGCCTACGCCTCCACCGGCGCGCCGGACCGGGCGGGGACGTCCCTCTACGCCATGGGGTGGACCCAGCACACGGTCGGCACCCAGAACATCCGCGCCATGTCCATCATCCAGCTCCTTCTGGGCAACATGGGGGTGGCGGGTGGCGGCATCAACGCCCTGCGCGGGGAATCCAACGTCCAGGGCTCCACGGACCACGGGCTCCTCTTCCATATTCTCCCCGGCTATCTCCCGGTCCCTTCGGCCGACCTCAAGGACCTCTCCGCCTACAACGAGAAGCACACCCCGAAGACGAAGGACCCCCAGAGCGCCAACTGGTGGCAGAACCGCCCCAAGTACATCGCGAGCTACCTGAAGGCGATCTACGGGGCAAAGGCGACGAAGGAGAACGACTTCGGCTACCAGTGGCTCCCCAAGCTCGACCCGGGGATGAACGGCTCCTGGCTCATGATCTTCGACAACATGATCCGCGGCAAGTTCAAGGGGTTCTTCGCCTGGGGGCAGAACCCGGCCTGTTCCGGGAGCAATGCCAACAAGGTGAGGAAGGCCCTCGCCAAGCTCGACTGGATGGTGACGGTCAACCTCTTCGACAACGAGACCGCCTCCTTCTGGAAAGGACCGGGCATGGAGCCCTCCAAGGTGCCGACCGAGGTCTTCTTCCTCCCTGCGGCCGCCTCCTTCGAGAAGGAGGGGAGCATCTCCAACTCCGGCCGCTGGGCCCAGTGGCGCTACGCGGCGGTGAAGCCCCTGGGGCAGTCGAAGCCGGACGCGGAGATCATCAACGAGCTCTTCTTCAGGCTGAAGGGACTCTATGCCAAAGATGGGGGGGCGCTCCCCGAGCAACTCACCAACCTCACCTGGAACTACGGTTTCAAACGGGCCGACGGCACCATCAGGAGCGTCGACATCCATGCGGTGGCGAAGGAGATCAACGGCTCCTTCCTGGAGGAGGTGGAGGAGAAGCCGAAGCCTCTGAAACCTGGTGAGAATCCACCGCCACCTAAGGTGATACCCAAGCCCTGGGAGAAGAAGCCCCTGGGGAAGAAGGGGGAGCTCATCGACGGCTTCGCCAAGCTCCAGGCCGACGGCACCACCTCGTGCGGCAACTGGATCTACTGCCAGAGCTACAACGAGAAGGGGAACCTCATGGCGCGGCGGGCAAAGAAGGACCCGACCGGCCTCGGCCTCTTCCCCGAATGGGCGTGGGCCTGGCCGGTGAACCGGCGCATCATCTACAACCGGGCCTCGGTCAACCCGGACGGCAAGCCCTACAACATGAAGAAGGCGGTCGTCTACTGGAACCCGACGGCCGTCCTCCCCGACGGAAAGGTGGGCAAGTGGGAGGGGGATGTCCCCGACGGCCCCTGGCCTCCCATGGCAGATGCCAAGGAGGGGAGAAAGCCTTTCATCATGCGGCCTGACGGGGTGGGCGCCCTGTTCGGCCCCGGCATGAAGGACGGGCCGTTCCCAGAGCATTACGAGCCCCTCGAATGCCCGGTGCCGGAAAACCTCATGTCGAAGCAGACGGTCAACCCGGCCATCAAGCTCTTCGCCAACGCGGGGCTTGCCGAGGATGCCTATGCCACCTGCGACGTCCGCTTCCCTTACGTGGGGACCACCTACCGGGTGACCGAGCACTGGCAGACCGGGGTCATGACCCGCAATACCCCGTGGCTGCTGGAGTTGCAGCCGCGCCAGTTCGTCGAGATGAGCGTCGAGCTGGCGAAAGAAAAGGGGATCAGAAACGGCGATATCGTAGAGGTGGCCTCGGTCAGGGGCGCGATTGAGGCTGTCGCCGTCGTCACCCCGCGCATGCGGCCGTTCCAGATCGGCGGCCGGACCGTGCACGAGGTCGGACTTCCCTGGTGCTTCGGCTGGTTCACGCCGGGGGTGGGGGATGCGGCAAACCTGCTGACGCCGACTGCCGGCGATGCAAATACCATGATTCCCGAAACCAAGGCGTTTATGGTCGGGATCAAGAGAAAGGGGTGA